One segment of Roseovarius sp. EL26 DNA contains the following:
- a CDS encoding ABC transporter six-transmembrane domain-containing protein: protein MIAITDRLSIGTLFRAFWGKVAITWGLTLAETAFFALMPLMIGRSIDGLLKDDWLPFQFLIAMFVVVLVVATGRRIYDTRAYGTMRVELGKAQYARSECAPVSVTNARVLMGRELVDFLEDTAPNTMTALVQVIASVVILLSFHTMLALSTGGSAIVILLIYMAFSRSFFRTNAGLNEQAEQQVTALESASPKKVAAYFLGLRKLEVKLSDMESIVYGKIFAVLMAMVAFNLWFAATKSGASAGDIFAIVTYSTQFLGAAVTLPYALQSLTRLSEITHRINRSTSDLMEEGA, encoded by the coding sequence ATGATCGCGATCACCGACCGCCTGTCTATCGGCACCCTGTTTCGCGCTTTTTGGGGCAAGGTGGCCATCACATGGGGGCTGACCTTGGCGGAAACCGCGTTCTTTGCGCTGATGCCGCTGATGATTGGCCGGTCTATTGATGGCCTGCTGAAAGATGATTGGCTGCCGTTTCAGTTCCTGATTGCCATGTTCGTCGTGGTGCTGGTTGTCGCCACGGGGCGGCGTATTTATGACACCCGCGCCTATGGCACCATGCGGGTCGAACTGGGCAAGGCGCAATATGCGCGCTCGGAATGCGCGCCGGTCAGTGTCACCAACGCCCGCGTTTTAATGGGCCGTGAGCTGGTAGATTTTCTCGAAGACACAGCCCCCAACACCATGACCGCCCTAGTGCAGGTCATTGCATCTGTTGTGATCTTGCTGTCGTTCCACACCATGCTTGCCCTCTCAACAGGTGGATCCGCCATCGTAATTCTGTTGATCTATATGGCCTTTTCACGCAGCTTCTTTCGAACCAATGCCGGGTTGAACGAGCAGGCGGAACAACAAGTGACCGCGCTAGAAAGTGCCAGCCCCAAAAAGGTTGCCGCTTATTTTCTTGGCTTGCGCAAGCTCGAAGTCAAACTGTCGGACATGGAAAGCATCGTTTATGGCAAGATCTTTGCCGTGCTGATGGCCATGGTCGCGTTCAACCTATGGTTCGCCGCCACCAAAAGCGGGGCATCTGCCGGCGATATCTTTGCAATCGTCACCTACTCGACCCAGTTTCTTGGGGCAGCAGTCACCTTGCCATACGCACTGCAAAGCTTGACACGGTTAAGCGAAATCACCCACCGCATCAATCGCTCTACCTCTGATCTGATGGAGGAGGGTGCATGA
- a CDS encoding tetratricopeptide repeat protein — MASAAGPTPKDQDIRSQLQRLLDHPDFASTPQRRAFLNYVVDETLAGRTKQIKGISIAMSVFGRDEDFDQQIDPIVRLEARRLRQDIDSYYAGPGRNDPIRITIPKGSYVPRFEHDETLQEADSATQQKTTTPVQSHQRIRLILGAVGILVMIAGLGLFLFQAQYNAPATVSSTLPKGPVIAVLPFASFGDGPSYVADGITQQVTTELIKFDDLWVLPLGSVARFRNTQTEFKVLRDEFNADFVLEGAVRNTGHGLNISARLVDLTTERYVWVRSYDTTSSPEEVYKAQDEITREVIGNLAGKYGVFSKEAMKAATRIPPNNRSAYECVLEYYSYQISIDLTRHAEVKACIEQAVQSEPDYADAWVVLSNLYMQQIRFALGGNEQEIFKSAEEAARRAVELNPHSAGGHLMLANVRFSLGDLAGFRKSGATAIELNSNDNAVLAHYGLRLTLSGSWDEGLAIMDKAIALNPAHPHWYYFPRVFYLYDQGEFQHAFEVLDEIEMPGFFWTHLWQAVLNEELGDHEAADSAVRQLLRLRPDFALEAQTILSIWQLEEEYKETLMRSLDKAGLNSIR, encoded by the coding sequence GTGGCATCTGCAGCCGGACCAACCCCAAAGGACCAAGATATTCGCTCCCAATTGCAGAGGTTGCTTGATCATCCGGACTTTGCTTCAACACCCCAAAGACGGGCGTTTCTCAACTATGTTGTTGATGAAACATTGGCGGGGCGAACAAAACAGATCAAGGGCATTTCTATCGCAATGTCAGTGTTTGGCCGCGATGAAGATTTCGACCAACAAATTGACCCAATTGTGCGATTGGAAGCGCGCAGACTCCGTCAGGATATAGATTCGTATTATGCGGGGCCTGGGCGCAATGATCCAATCCGGATCACGATCCCGAAAGGAAGTTATGTCCCTCGGTTTGAACATGATGAAACACTACAAGAGGCTGATTCAGCGACGCAGCAAAAGACCACCACGCCAGTGCAATCTCACCAGAGAATAAGATTGATTTTGGGTGCGGTTGGCATTTTGGTAATGATTGCCGGGCTTGGGTTGTTTCTATTTCAAGCTCAATACAATGCACCGGCCACGGTATCTTCAACATTACCTAAGGGTCCGGTCATTGCGGTGCTCCCCTTCGCCTCTTTTGGGGATGGGCCAAGCTATGTTGCCGATGGGATTACACAGCAAGTAACCACTGAATTGATCAAGTTTGATGATTTGTGGGTATTGCCATTAGGCAGTGTGGCACGATTTCGTAACACCCAAACAGAGTTCAAAGTACTAAGAGACGAATTTAATGCCGACTTTGTGCTCGAAGGGGCGGTCAGAAATACCGGACACGGCCTTAATATCTCTGCCCGTCTTGTTGACTTAACAACAGAAAGATACGTCTGGGTGCGCAGCTATGACACGACCAGCAGCCCGGAAGAGGTTTACAAAGCGCAAGATGAGATTACGCGCGAAGTCATCGGCAATCTGGCAGGCAAATATGGGGTTTTTTCGAAAGAAGCGATGAAAGCTGCGACTCGGATTCCACCAAACAATCGCAGCGCTTATGAATGCGTTTTGGAATACTACAGTTATCAAATATCGATTGATCTGACTCGTCATGCTGAAGTGAAAGCCTGTATTGAACAAGCCGTTCAATCAGAGCCTGATTATGCCGATGCTTGGGTCGTTTTATCAAATCTCTATATGCAGCAAATTCGGTTTGCTCTTGGGGGTAATGAACAAGAAATATTCAAATCTGCAGAAGAAGCTGCGCGCCGTGCAGTAGAATTGAACCCGCATTCTGCAGGAGGCCATCTGATGCTAGCAAATGTGCGGTTTTCATTAGGTGATTTGGCCGGTTTTAGGAAATCAGGCGCGACCGCCATAGAATTGAACTCAAATGACAATGCTGTTTTGGCTCACTATGGATTACGGCTAACCCTTAGTGGTTCTTGGGATGAGGGATTGGCTATCATGGACAAGGCTATCGCACTCAATCCTGCCCACCCGCATTGGTATTACTTTCCCAGAGTTTTTTATTTGTATGATCAAGGTGAATTCCAACATGCCTTTGAGGTTTTAGATGAAATCGAGATGCCGGGTTTTTTCTGGACACATCTTTGGCAAGCAGTGCTGAATGAGGAACTGGGGGATCATGAAGCCGCGGACTCTGCTGTGCGGCAGCTTCTTAGACTTAGGCCGGATTTTGCTTTAGAGGCGCAGACTATTCTTTCGATTTGGCAGCTAGAAGAAGAGTACAAAGAAACGCTGATGCGGAGCTTGGATAAAGCCGGGTTGAATTCTATCAGGTAG
- a CDS encoding ammonium transporter, translated as MTLDVSAIHAGQVTLNSLVQNILYASGTVGAILVVVGLLLIDAGTARRKNLFNSTIEKTLGFFLGFATYYVVGFGLWAGQYYIMEGATMMDSIKDWWIGGNMTNAMAHHTDPGTFPGLNTFQIFIFFLATFAGIINILLHFSVSERMKASAYFITCIVAAVVSSALSYATWGSVGPLTNAGFHDFFGVGFVYLFPAGMALVFTPKLGARPGMMEPHPRVSAYLAPSIGLCAPGLLLIFAGLPMVIMSCLFFFDPQALAVSVTMADTSVGISINNYALVWAGGAITGLIIAYKSGNYAYTLLGPLAGYVAGASGFDVYLPWQAFIVGLAAPCVAYAVYEFTLKRGVDEHKLFPLFLGCGTFGMLVLGIFKAGTPRGGYFGVEEGAYAFQHGEISLIMQIAGVATCIGTGIVTAMILSFILERTIGLRVDEDDQIDGLDQKFWDLQPDVVTHADSA; from the coding sequence ATGACTCTCGACGTGAGCGCGATACACGCAGGACAAGTCACACTAAACTCATTAGTGCAAAATATTCTATACGCCTCAGGCACGGTTGGGGCCATATTAGTGGTGGTCGGCCTCTTGCTGATTGATGCCGGAACGGCCCGACGCAAGAACCTCTTCAATTCAACCATCGAAAAGACTCTGGGGTTCTTCCTTGGCTTTGCGACCTACTACGTAGTGGGTTTTGGCCTTTGGGCGGGACAATATTACATCATGGAAGGTGCGACCATGATGGATTCCATCAAGGATTGGTGGATCGGCGGCAACATGACCAACGCCATGGCGCACCATACTGATCCGGGGACCTTTCCTGGTTTGAACACCTTCCAGATCTTCATCTTCTTTCTGGCCACCTTTGCCGGGATCATCAACATCCTGCTACACTTCTCGGTGTCCGAACGGATGAAAGCCTCAGCCTATTTCATCACCTGCATCGTCGCCGCAGTTGTCTCGTCCGCACTCAGCTACGCCACATGGGGCTCAGTTGGTCCTTTGACCAACGCCGGGTTTCATGACTTCTTTGGCGTTGGCTTCGTGTACTTGTTCCCTGCCGGCATGGCCTTGGTTTTCACGCCTAAACTGGGCGCGCGTCCCGGCATGATGGAACCTCACCCTCGTGTGTCAGCCTATCTTGCGCCCAGTATCGGCTTGTGTGCTCCAGGACTGCTGCTGATCTTTGCAGGCCTACCGATGGTGATCATGTCGTGCCTGTTCTTCTTTGACCCCCAAGCGCTGGCCGTTAGCGTGACGATGGCCGATACGAGCGTTGGCATCTCGATTAACAATTATGCATTGGTTTGGGCCGGTGGTGCGATCACTGGTCTGATTATCGCATACAAATCAGGTAATTATGCCTATACACTGCTTGGCCCACTTGCGGGTTACGTCGCGGGCGCCTCGGGCTTTGATGTCTATCTGCCATGGCAGGCGTTCATTGTCGGCCTCGCGGCGCCGTGCGTGGCCTATGCCGTGTATGAATTCACACTTAAGCGCGGCGTTGATGAACATAAGTTGTTCCCCCTGTTCTTGGGCTGCGGCACCTTTGGCATGCTGGTTTTGGGAATATTCAAGGCGGGCACACCTCGCGGTGGATATTTCGGTGTCGAGGAAGGGGCCTATGCCTTCCAGCATGGTGAAATCTCACTCATCATGCAAATCGCTGGGGTTGCCACATGCATCGGCACCGGCATTGTTACCGCCATGATCCTGTCGTTCATTCTGGAAAGAACCATTGGCTTGCGGGTCGATGAAGACGATCAAATCGACGGTCTGGATCAAAAATTCTGGGACCTGCAGCCCGATGTTGTCACTCACGCCGACAGCGCCTGA
- a CDS encoding alkyl/aryl-sulfatase — MVCRTPLILTSALLALTAGMGTAQEHFDPKGKLPSSFTTEFQEQMRGALPFDDERDFEESRKGLIATPDYKQILTEDGTVAWDIGSYEYLLDGQDFDSIHPSLQRQAILNMNYGLYEILEGQIYQVRGFDLSNISFIRSDNGWIIFDPLASKETAAAALKLLNDTVGERPVKAVIYSHSHADHYGGVRGVISDEDVAKGVEVIAPEGFMEHAVSENVYAGNVMNRRLFFQYGVLLPRSPYGHVDQSIGKNISAGTTGLIEPTRYISDDYEEITIDGVKMIFQNTPGTEAPAEMNTYFPDLKAFWAAENITGTIHNIYTLRGALVRDALSWSKHINDALYEFGQDADLMFASHSWPRFGNDRIQEVMRAQRDTYANLNNGVLNLANKGVTVNEVHNVYEVPESLQNQWAARSYHGSVEHNSRAVINRYLGYWDANPTTLTPLSPEDSAPLYVEMMGGAEPILVKGQELIDSGEYFGATEILNKLVYAEPQNQIAKDLLADAFEQIGYQKESPSVRNSFLGAAFELRNGIPQGATIETTGPDTIKAMPITMWLDFLGIRVDSAKAADMAFTINLNIPDRDEQIVIEMSNATLTHIVGQTDDDAELSVTIQRADLEKVMVGEEKLIDLIADGIAQSEGDTSVIGQLASTLDQFDLGFELMPGTGAQDLTPESNDFAQPPLANSNGG; from the coding sequence ATGGTATGCCGCACCCCCCTCATTCTAACCTCCGCTCTGCTGGCTTTGACCGCAGGGATGGGCACAGCGCAAGAGCACTTTGACCCCAAGGGCAAGTTGCCTTCGAGTTTCACGACAGAGTTTCAGGAGCAAATGCGCGGCGCACTGCCCTTCGATGATGAACGCGACTTCGAAGAAAGTCGTAAAGGGCTCATCGCAACGCCGGATTACAAACAAATTCTAACAGAAGACGGCACTGTTGCGTGGGATATCGGCAGCTATGAATATCTGTTGGATGGTCAAGATTTCGATTCAATCCATCCTTCGTTGCAGCGTCAGGCGATCCTGAACATGAACTATGGCCTCTATGAAATTCTCGAAGGCCAGATCTATCAGGTTCGTGGTTTTGACCTTTCAAACATCTCTTTTATTCGCAGTGACAACGGTTGGATCATCTTTGATCCCCTCGCCTCAAAAGAAACGGCAGCGGCAGCTCTGAAGCTGCTAAATGACACTGTGGGTGAACGCCCAGTCAAAGCTGTAATCTATTCGCACTCGCATGCTGATCACTACGGTGGTGTCCGCGGTGTGATTTCAGATGAGGACGTTGCGAAAGGTGTGGAAGTCATTGCGCCAGAAGGCTTCATGGAACACGCGGTGTCAGAGAATGTTTACGCGGGCAACGTGATGAACCGCCGGCTGTTTTTCCAATACGGAGTTCTTCTGCCACGCAGCCCCTATGGCCATGTAGACCAATCCATCGGTAAGAACATCTCAGCTGGTACAACGGGTCTGATCGAGCCGACGCGCTATATCTCGGATGATTACGAAGAGATCACTATTGATGGCGTGAAAATGATCTTCCAAAATACGCCAGGCACCGAGGCACCTGCGGAAATGAACACCTATTTCCCTGACCTCAAAGCGTTCTGGGCTGCTGAAAACATCACGGGCACGATTCATAACATCTATACACTACGAGGCGCATTGGTGCGTGATGCATTAAGCTGGTCCAAACATATCAACGATGCTCTTTATGAGTTTGGACAGGATGCAGATCTGATGTTTGCGTCGCATTCGTGGCCACGGTTTGGCAACGATCGCATTCAAGAAGTGATGCGGGCACAGCGTGACACTTACGCGAACCTCAACAATGGCGTGTTGAATTTGGCAAACAAGGGTGTGACGGTCAATGAGGTTCACAACGTTTATGAGGTGCCTGAAAGCCTGCAAAACCAATGGGCTGCGCGCAGCTATCACGGGTCGGTTGAACACAACAGTCGCGCAGTCATCAACCGTTATCTGGGGTATTGGGATGCGAACCCAACGACTCTGACACCGCTTTCCCCAGAGGACAGTGCGCCACTTTATGTTGAGATGATGGGGGGGGCCGAACCAATTTTGGTCAAAGGCCAGGAGTTGATTGATAGTGGTGAGTATTTTGGCGCGACTGAGATTCTGAACAAGCTGGTCTATGCAGAGCCGCAAAACCAGATCGCCAAAGATCTGTTGGCGGATGCGTTTGAGCAAATTGGGTACCAAAAAGAAAGCCCATCGGTTCGCAACTCTTTCCTTGGTGCTGCTTTTGAACTGCGGAATGGCATCCCGCAAGGTGCGACCATTGAAACCACTGGCCCCGACACGATCAAAGCGATGCCAATCACAATGTGGTTGGATTTTCTGGGGATCCGCGTCGATAGTGCAAAAGCGGCAGATATGGCGTTTACGATCAACCTCAACATTCCTGACCGAGACGAGCAAATCGTGATTGAGATGAGCAATGCCACTCTGACCCACATCGTTGGACAAACTGACGACGATGCCGAGCTGAGCGTCACAATTCAACGCGCCGACTTGGAGAAAGTCATGGTCGGTGAGGAAAAACTGATAGATCTAATCGCAGATGGAATCGCGCAATCTGAGGGTGACACATCAGTCATCGGACAATTGGCCTCGACACTGGATCAGTTCGATCTTGGTTTTGAGCTTATGCCAGGCACTGGAGCACAAGATCTCACACCTGAATCTAATGATTTTGCCCAACCACCGCTCGCTAATTCCAACGGAGGTTAA
- a CDS encoding ferredoxin--NADP reductase, with amino-acid sequence MQDFHQLNVLDTRTEIGGHAKTVMFEVPSHLRETFAWQPGQHLSFRFNIDGEEVRRSYSISSSPDTGEPLRITVKRVKGGLISNHINDTVKAGDVIDVMPPFGGFTLAGSDNARCTHYFFGAGSGITPLYAMIGSVFASQPQSVAYLAYGNVNEKSMLLGKEINALVDANPERLQVNHIFSKPGWLSGAEYWRSGKIDNDAIEAMITENPPYAQDTQYYICGPGGMNKAVKETLMSLDVPASRIHMESYGGAADIDDNVTGMAATAQILLNGQTHEVSIAQGQTILEAARSAGLTPPFSCQSGVCGACRAKLSGGTVHMRARMALEDADVSKGQILTCQSIATSDKISLRYD; translated from the coding sequence ATGCAAGATTTTCATCAGTTAAACGTCCTCGACACCCGTACCGAGATTGGCGGTCACGCCAAGACGGTCATGTTCGAGGTCCCCAGCCACTTGCGCGAAACATTCGCTTGGCAGCCGGGTCAGCACCTTTCCTTTCGCTTTAACATTGATGGCGAAGAGGTCCGGCGCAGTTATTCGATCTCGTCCTCGCCAGACACTGGCGAACCCCTTCGGATCACGGTCAAACGGGTCAAGGGCGGCCTGATCAGCAATCACATCAACGACACGGTTAAAGCCGGCGACGTCATCGATGTCATGCCCCCCTTTGGTGGCTTTACATTGGCCGGGTCGGACAACGCCCGCTGCACGCATTATTTCTTTGGCGCGGGCTCAGGCATCACGCCGCTCTACGCCATGATAGGCTCTGTTTTTGCATCACAGCCGCAATCGGTGGCTTATCTCGCCTATGGTAATGTGAATGAAAAAAGCATGCTGCTGGGCAAAGAAATCAACGCGCTTGTCGATGCCAATCCTGAGCGTCTGCAGGTCAATCATATCTTCTCGAAGCCGGGCTGGCTATCAGGGGCTGAATACTGGCGAAGCGGAAAGATCGATAATGATGCGATCGAGGCGATGATCACCGAAAACCCGCCCTACGCACAGGATACCCAATATTACATCTGTGGTCCCGGCGGGATGAACAAGGCGGTCAAAGAGACTTTGATGAGTCTCGATGTCCCCGCCTCTCGCATCCACATGGAAAGCTATGGCGGTGCGGCTGACATAGATGACAACGTCACGGGCATGGCAGCCACCGCGCAAATACTACTGAATGGACAAACCCACGAGGTATCCATCGCGCAAGGTCAGACAATTCTCGAGGCGGCCCGCTCCGCAGGTTTGACCCCGCCGTTTTCCTGCCAGTCCGGCGTTTGTGGTGCCTGCCGCGCGAAGCTTTCAGGTGGCACTGTTCATATGCGGGCCCGCATGGCGCTTGAGGATGCCGATGTATCCAAAGGTCAAATTCTCACCTGTCAATCCATTGCAACCTCCGACAAAATCTCGCTGCGCTATGATTAA
- a CDS encoding FadR/GntR family transcriptional regulator: protein MSQTINADLPEAPAIGETVRIVMGTLFARIQSGEYPTESRLPSERALAAELGVSRNTVREALDVLEMRKMIRRRQGSGSFVIFQTEQVEAPIPGSVGERSSPLDHLIVRSIIEPEMTRLAVMNMTPKQLERLSQTIAQIEAVRTDLNEFIRLEEEFYRQIAQATRNPLLESCYEMMIEVCRQSFRAALMRKHLTPDRIQDFQTRFNSLFNAIATRDLEAAVEITKLHLVEEQKLFMHES, encoded by the coding sequence ATGAGCCAGACAATAAATGCGGATCTGCCCGAAGCACCAGCAATCGGCGAGACCGTTCGTATAGTGATGGGCACGTTGTTCGCACGCATACAGTCAGGCGAATACCCCACAGAATCGAGGCTGCCCAGTGAGCGTGCGCTTGCTGCAGAGCTTGGCGTTTCACGCAACACCGTGCGCGAAGCGCTGGACGTTTTGGAGATGCGCAAAATGATCCGTCGTCGGCAGGGCAGCGGCAGTTTCGTAATTTTCCAGACCGAACAGGTCGAAGCCCCTATCCCCGGATCCGTTGGAGAGCGGTCCAGTCCATTGGACCACTTGATCGTACGCTCTATCATCGAGCCGGAAATGACCCGTTTGGCAGTGATGAACATGACACCAAAGCAGCTAGAACGGCTGTCGCAGACCATTGCCCAGATCGAAGCCGTTCGCACAGATCTGAACGAATTCATCCGGCTTGAGGAAGAATTCTATCGTCAGATCGCCCAGGCCACGCGCAATCCGCTGTTGGAATCTTGCTACGAGATGATGATCGAGGTGTGTCGGCAAAGTTTTCGCGCCGCCTTGATGCGCAAACATCTGACCCCAGATCGCATTCAGGATTTCCAGACGCGGTTCAATTCATTATTCAATGCGATTGCCACGCGCGACCTTGAAGCGGCAGTAGAAATTACTAAGCTACACCTTGTGGAAGAGCAAAAGCTTTTCATGCATGAAAGCTAA
- a CDS encoding ABC transporter substrate-binding protein, which translates to MLTSSFAYRIAMSSLLPNDQVGTDEVIKIGFLAPLSGDVSSWGLPGLNGCRLWQDWLNQAGGLLIGARRYPVEIVPFDCGYDADRAMAGARHLVQSENVKLLMMLGGDTLTKARRFLTENKVLTSTLLPSDLSPDTRYLISPSEVHPLYNVTGVDWLARKHKSVHRVALCSQKDALGLPSIATYRAAFEAAGIDVVKDVLYDPEETDVAGIVQPMLDAKPDLVCWCTSYTPMVHAMTEYAHAQDYGGKIMSCTLDDYQRLVARTSVEFMEGTIFQFPDFDDPKLAKNATFVNKPSSFFKEYNARYPGTWSAVSWEYVAILDIWHAAVEKVASVHPVSVLATMKQMDPVTHAFGPARWWGESVFGIDNALIGDWPVVTIKSGKARIAEFVSISDWLDQHEKLFRHHMKQMGLLWQQRIENPEHIASAVFG; encoded by the coding sequence ATGCTAACATCTAGTTTCGCGTACCGCATTGCTATGTCGTCGTTGCTCCCGAATGATCAGGTCGGGACGGATGAAGTCATTAAAATTGGGTTTTTGGCCCCCCTGTCTGGGGACGTGAGCTCATGGGGGTTGCCTGGTCTAAATGGTTGCCGCCTGTGGCAAGATTGGTTGAATCAGGCTGGAGGCTTATTGATAGGTGCGCGCCGCTATCCTGTTGAAATTGTCCCCTTTGATTGCGGGTATGACGCCGATCGGGCTATGGCGGGCGCGCGGCATCTGGTTCAGTCTGAAAACGTGAAACTTCTGATGATGTTGGGCGGGGATACCTTAACAAAAGCACGCAGATTTCTGACGGAAAACAAGGTGTTAACCTCGACTTTACTACCAAGTGACCTATCCCCGGACACGCGATACCTGATCTCACCGTCAGAGGTGCATCCGCTCTATAATGTCACTGGTGTTGATTGGTTGGCACGCAAACACAAATCGGTGCACCGCGTTGCTCTTTGCAGTCAGAAAGACGCGCTTGGCCTGCCGTCCATCGCCACATATCGTGCAGCATTCGAGGCGGCAGGAATTGATGTGGTCAAAGATGTGCTTTACGATCCCGAGGAAACCGACGTCGCGGGGATTGTGCAGCCCATGCTGGATGCCAAACCGGATCTGGTTTGCTGGTGTACCAGTTACACACCAATGGTTCACGCGATGACCGAATATGCCCATGCGCAGGACTATGGCGGTAAAATTATGTCCTGCACGCTAGATGATTATCAGCGGCTTGTTGCGCGGACTTCGGTGGAGTTCATGGAAGGAACCATTTTCCAGTTCCCTGATTTCGATGACCCCAAGCTGGCCAAAAATGCAACGTTTGTGAACAAGCCAAGCTCGTTTTTCAAGGAATATAACGCACGCTATCCCGGTACTTGGAGTGCAGTAAGCTGGGAATACGTTGCAATTCTGGACATCTGGCACGCGGCTGTTGAAAAGGTGGCCTCGGTGCATCCGGTGTCGGTGCTGGCAACCATGAAACAGATGGACCCGGTGACCCATGCCTTTGGCCCGGCACGCTGGTGGGGCGAAAGCGTGTTTGGTATTGATAATGCGCTGATAGGCGATTGGCCGGTGGTCACCATCAAGTCAGGCAAGGCCCGTATTGCCGAGTTTGTGTCAATTTCGGATTGGTTGGATCAGCATGAAAAGCTGTTTCGCCATCATATGAAGCAGATGGGGCTGCTTTGGCAGCAACGCATTGAAAATCCAGAACATATTGCCAGCGCAGTGTTTGGGTGA
- a CDS encoding aromatic ring-hydroxylating dioxygenase subunit alpha produces the protein MSTMLHLLPTAAYTSQEWFDREMRDIFSKTWRYAGFMEDVSEPGQYISVQAGLNNIFIVMGRDRRLRAFHNICRHRGTQLIRAVGKTQKALTCPYHDWTYDLEGNLISVPEEHEEFGKVDKACHGLKPASVDIWKSMIFVHPDPEAGPITDWFGPTEEHIGPHVPEELIEYEEGRNSYEIKANWKIVVENYIDVYHLSHLHSGTLQMYDHKSAEYHWQGDHYMFWEPPVPAYAENQDAKLTAPRVIPEGQNGAWVPMLWPGIGIGSAEDGWNIFIIEPLGPSLTRVHNRSRVANASDWAFSKQAMKSASFWNNFGLSGKYEAGDASSEDDPMAGGDFTAEDIYACEQQQASLQSPYFETGPAAQGESPVIEHQKRVLKWLGET, from the coding sequence ATGTCGACAATGTTACACCTGTTGCCCACTGCAGCTTATACCTCGCAAGAGTGGTTTGATCGCGAAATGCGCGACATCTTTTCCAAAACATGGCGCTATGCCGGATTCATGGAGGATGTCTCGGAGCCCGGTCAATACATTAGCGTTCAGGCAGGCCTGAACAATATCTTCATCGTCATGGGTCGGGATCGCCGCTTGCGCGCCTTTCACAATATTTGCCGCCACCGGGGAACGCAGTTGATCCGTGCAGTCGGCAAAACCCAAAAAGCCCTGACCTGTCCTTATCATGACTGGACGTACGATCTTGAGGGTAACCTGATTTCGGTTCCGGAAGAGCACGAAGAATTTGGAAAAGTCGACAAGGCTTGTCACGGGCTGAAGCCCGCCAGCGTAGATATCTGGAAATCTATGATCTTCGTTCATCCCGATCCGGAGGCAGGCCCGATCACCGATTGGTTCGGCCCGACCGAGGAGCATATCGGCCCCCATGTGCCCGAAGAATTGATCGAATACGAAGAGGGACGCAATAGCTACGAGATCAAAGCGAACTGGAAGATCGTGGTCGAGAATTACATCGATGTCTATCACCTCAGCCATCTGCACTCGGGCACGCTCCAGATGTATGACCACAAATCGGCTGAATATCACTGGCAAGGTGATCACTACATGTTTTGGGAACCACCAGTTCCCGCGTATGCCGAAAACCAAGACGCCAAACTGACCGCCCCAAGGGTCATCCCCGAAGGCCAGAACGGTGCCTGGGTTCCAATGCTCTGGCCCGGAATCGGCATCGGCTCGGCGGAAGATGGTTGGAATATTTTCATCATTGAACCGTTAGGGCCCTCGCTGACGCGTGTTCACAATCGCTCTCGCGTGGCCAATGCCTCAGACTGGGCGTTTTCCAAACAGGCGATGAAATCCGCCAGTTTCTGGAACAACTTCGGTCTGAGTGGTAAATACGAAGCGGGCGACGCATCAAGTGAAGACGATCCAATGGCCGGCGGCGATTTCACCGCCGAGGACATTTATGCTTGTGAGCAACAGCAGGCTTCCCTCCAATCGCCCTACTTTGAAACCGGCCCCGCTGCGCAGGGTGAAAGCCCTGTGATCGAGCACCAAAAACGCGTCCTCAAATGGTTGGGCGAAACATGA